Proteins from a genomic interval of Polaribacter sp. Q13:
- a CDS encoding FAD-dependent oxidoreductase, with protein sequence MMKYKHIFEPLDLGFTTLKNRILMGSMHTGLEEEKNGVERIAAYYAERAKGGVGLIVTGGIAPNIQGWTAPFSARMSTKKHAKEHQKITAAVHKEGGKICMQILHAGRYGYHPFSVAPSKIKSPITPFKPFKLTQSGINRTIRDFVNSAKLAKVAGYDGVEIMGSEGYLINQFIVKKTNKRTDNYGGDYENRMRLPIELVKQTREAVGKEFIIIYRLSMLDLVENGSSWEEVVLLGKEIEKSGATIINTGIGWHEARIPTIATSVPRAAFTWVTKKMKEELTIPLITSNRINMPETAEKILAEGDADMISMARPFLADPEWVNKAEVDKSDEINTCIGCNQACLDHVFQQKVASCLVNPRACHETKLNYYETVFKKKIAVVGAGPAGLAAATIAAQRGHVVTLFDADKEIGGQFNIAKQIPGKEEFYETLRYFNKQIELHNVTVVLNTRVSVEGLKESDFDEIVIATGIKPRELKIEGINHSKVLSYIDVLKLKKPVGKRVAVIGAGGIGFDVSEYLTHEGEATSLNIDAWLKEWGIDKSLEARAGIEEVKPEFEPSPREVFMFKRSKGKFGGNLGKTTGWIHRSTLKKKKVQFIGEVSYTKIDDEGLHYVQNEEAKILKVDNIVICAGQVPFKELYQPLLDAGKKVHVIGGADFASELDAKRAINQGAVLAANL encoded by the coding sequence ATTATGAAATATAAGCACATTTTTGAACCATTAGATTTAGGATTCACAACTTTAAAAAATAGAATTCTAATGGGTTCTATGCATACCGGTTTAGAAGAAGAAAAAAATGGTGTAGAAAGAATTGCGGCGTATTATGCAGAAAGAGCAAAAGGCGGAGTTGGATTAATTGTTACAGGAGGAATAGCACCCAACATACAAGGTTGGACAGCGCCTTTTTCTGCAAGAATGTCAACTAAAAAGCATGCGAAAGAACATCAGAAAATAACAGCAGCTGTTCATAAAGAAGGAGGAAAGATTTGTATGCAAATATTACATGCAGGCCGTTATGGTTATCATCCTTTTAGTGTTGCTCCATCAAAAATAAAATCACCAATAACACCATTTAAACCTTTTAAATTAACACAATCGGGAATTAATAGAACCATTAGAGATTTTGTAAACTCAGCAAAACTAGCAAAAGTTGCAGGTTATGATGGTGTTGAAATTATGGGGTCGGAAGGGTATTTAATTAATCAATTTATTGTAAAAAAAACTAATAAAAGAACTGATAATTATGGAGGAGATTATGAAAATAGAATGCGTTTGCCAATTGAATTGGTAAAACAAACAAGAGAAGCTGTTGGTAAAGAGTTTATTATTATCTACAGATTATCAATGTTAGATTTGGTAGAAAACGGAAGTTCTTGGGAAGAAGTGGTACTATTAGGAAAAGAGATAGAAAAATCAGGAGCAACCATTATTAATACAGGTATTGGTTGGCATGAAGCTAGAATACCAACCATTGCAACCTCAGTGCCTAGAGCCGCATTTACGTGGGTTACTAAAAAAATGAAAGAAGAATTAACGATTCCTTTAATCACTTCTAACCGAATAAATATGCCAGAAACGGCAGAAAAAATATTGGCAGAAGGAGATGCAGATATGATTTCTATGGCACGTCCTTTTTTAGCTGATCCAGAATGGGTAAATAAGGCAGAAGTAGATAAAAGTGATGAAATAAATACGTGTATTGGTTGTAATCAGGCTTGTTTAGATCATGTATTTCAACAGAAAGTAGCAAGTTGTTTGGTAAATCCTAGAGCCTGTCATGAAACAAAATTGAATTATTATGAAACTGTATTCAAAAAGAAAATTGCTGTTGTAGGTGCAGGTCCTGCAGGATTAGCAGCGGCTACAATTGCGGCACAAAGAGGGCATGTCGTTACTTTATTTGATGCAGACAAAGAAATTGGTGGGCAGTTTAATATAGCAAAACAAATTCCGGGAAAAGAGGAGTTTTATGAAACGTTGCGTTATTTTAACAAACAAATAGAACTCCATAATGTAACGGTAGTTTTAAATACCAGGGTTTCTGTAGAAGGCTTAAAAGAGTCAGATTTTGATGAAATTGTGATTGCTACGGGAATTAAACCGAGAGAATTAAAAATAGAAGGCATCAATCACTCAAAAGTATTAAGTTATATTGATGTTTTGAAATTGAAAAAACCAGTAGGAAAACGTGTTGCCGTAATTGGAGCAGGTGGAATTGGTTTTGACGTTTCGGAATATTTAACTCATGAAGGAGAAGCTACATCCTTAAATATTGATGCTTGGTTAAAAGAATGGGGAATAGATAAAAGTTTAGAAGCTAGAGCAGGAATTGAAGAAGTGAAACCAGAATTTGAGCCGTCACCAAGAGAAGTCTTTATGTTTAAAAGAAGCAAAGGGAAATTTGGTGGGAATCTAGGTAAAACCACCGGTTGGATTCATAGATCTACGTTAAAGAAAAAGAAAGTCCAATTTATTGGTGAGGTTTCCTACACCAAAATAGATGACGAAGGTTTGCATTATGTTCAGAATGAAGAAGCAAAAATTTTAAAAGTAGACAACATTGTTATTTGTGCGGGGCAAGTTCCTTTTAAAGAATTATATCAACCTTTATTAGATGCGGGTAAAAAGGTACATGTTATTGGAGGCGCAGATTTTGCAAGTGAATTAGATGCAAAGAGAGCTATCAATCAAGGAGCAGTATTAGCAGCAAACCTTTAA